From Polynucleobacter sp. JS-JIR-II-b4, a single genomic window includes:
- a CDS encoding malate synthase G: protein MTARTTCNSLQVATPLYRFIEDKVLPGTGIKSADFWKGFDEIVKDLTPKNDALLAKRDRIQLDLDKWHQANPGPIKDMPAYRKFLKEIDYLVDVPGKITATTKNVDDELALQAGPQLVVPVLNARYALNAANARWGSLYDALYGTDVLSEEDGATKTGAYNPIRGAKVVAYARNFLDQAAPLAKGSHRDSVAYSVDGNKLSVKLKDGTTTGLADEKQFVGYQGEAATPSSILLRNNGVHIDIEINKTKTIGASDPAGINDVVLEAALSTILDLEDSIAAVDGDDKVLAYENWLGILKGTLVEEVKKGDKTITRSLNPDRKYKAGIGAVDAKDGVVTLHGRSLLFLRNVGHLMTNPAIITGEGKEIYEGILDAVVTVLIALYDINRPASQTIGNTRKGSVYIVKPKMHSPEEVAFAGELFGRVEKLLGLPVDTVKLGIMDEERRMSANIKAAIAAAGARVAFINTGFLDRTGDEMHTAMYAGPMMRKGDMKTSKWLSAYERRNVFAGLDCGLRGRAQIGKGMWAMPDMMKAMVEQKIVHPKAGANTAWVPSPTAATLHALHYHQVNVAELQKEMEKLDTAAEAEALINDLLTIPVVENANWSKDEIQQELDNNCQGILGYVVRWIDQGVGCSKVPDIHNVGLMEDRATLRISSQHIANWLLNGIVTADQVNESLQRMAKVVDGQNAGDSLYQPMMPNYQDSYAYKAASDLIFKGLEQPNGYTEPLLHAWRLEVKKAQAK from the coding sequence ATGACTGCGCGCACTACTTGCAATAGCCTCCAGGTGGCAACTCCCTTATATCGATTCATCGAAGACAAAGTACTTCCAGGTACCGGTATTAAGAGTGCCGATTTTTGGAAAGGTTTTGATGAGATCGTGAAAGACCTCACACCAAAAAATGATGCCTTGCTCGCAAAGCGCGACCGCATTCAGTTGGATTTGGACAAATGGCACCAAGCCAATCCAGGCCCAATCAAGGATATGCCTGCATACCGTAAGTTTTTGAAAGAGATCGACTACTTAGTTGATGTCCCAGGAAAAATTACTGCAACCACCAAGAATGTAGATGATGAGTTGGCTCTGCAAGCTGGTCCTCAATTAGTGGTCCCGGTACTTAATGCACGCTATGCCTTAAATGCTGCTAATGCACGTTGGGGCTCTTTATACGATGCCCTCTATGGCACTGATGTTCTCTCAGAAGAAGATGGCGCAACCAAGACTGGCGCTTACAACCCAATTCGTGGCGCAAAAGTAGTTGCATACGCTCGTAATTTCTTGGATCAGGCTGCGCCTTTGGCAAAAGGTTCACACCGTGATTCAGTTGCTTATTCTGTTGATGGTAATAAGCTGTCCGTTAAATTAAAAGACGGCACTACAACAGGTTTGGCTGATGAGAAGCAATTTGTTGGTTACCAAGGTGAGGCAGCAACACCAAGCTCTATCTTGTTGCGCAATAACGGTGTTCATATTGATATTGAAATCAATAAGACAAAAACGATTGGTGCTAGCGATCCTGCAGGCATCAATGATGTTGTGCTTGAGGCTGCGCTCTCCACTATCTTGGATTTGGAAGACTCGATTGCTGCCGTTGACGGTGACGACAAGGTTCTTGCTTATGAAAACTGGCTAGGCATCTTAAAAGGTACTTTAGTTGAGGAAGTGAAGAAGGGCGATAAGACGATTACTCGCTCACTAAACCCAGATCGTAAGTACAAGGCCGGTATCGGCGCTGTTGATGCAAAAGACGGTGTGGTAACTTTGCATGGCCGTTCACTCTTGTTCCTGCGTAATGTTGGTCATTTAATGACAAACCCAGCCATCATTACTGGCGAAGGTAAAGAAATCTACGAAGGTATCTTGGATGCGGTAGTGACTGTATTGATTGCTTTATACGACATCAATCGTCCAGCAAGCCAAACCATTGGTAATACTCGCAAGGGTTCTGTTTATATCGTGAAGCCAAAAATGCATAGCCCAGAAGAAGTGGCTTTTGCAGGCGAGCTCTTTGGGCGTGTTGAGAAATTACTTGGCTTACCAGTAGACACTGTGAAACTGGGCATCATGGATGAAGAGCGTCGTATGAGCGCCAATATCAAAGCAGCTATTGCTGCTGCTGGCGCGCGCGTAGCCTTCATCAATACTGGCTTCCTGGACCGTACTGGTGATGAAATGCACACAGCGATGTATGCAGGTCCAATGATGCGTAAAGGTGATATGAAAACCAGCAAGTGGTTATCCGCTTACGAGCGTCGTAACGTATTTGCAGGATTGGATTGTGGCTTGCGTGGCCGTGCTCAAATCGGTAAAGGTATGTGGGCAATGCCAGACATGATGAAGGCCATGGTTGAGCAGAAGATTGTTCACCCTAAAGCGGGCGCAAATACCGCTTGGGTACCATCGCCAACGGCAGCAACCTTGCATGCGCTTCACTACCATCAAGTAAACGTAGCTGAACTCCAAAAAGAAATGGAAAAGCTCGATACAGCAGCTGAAGCTGAAGCGTTAATTAACGACTTGTTGACTATTCCAGTAGTTGAGAATGCTAACTGGTCTAAGGATGAGATTCAGCAAGAATTAGATAACAACTGCCAAGGTATCTTGGGTTATGTGGTTCGTTGGATTGACCAAGGTGTTGGTTGCTCTAAGGTTCCTGATATTCATAACGTAGGCTTGATGGAAGACCGTGCGACTTTGCGTATCTCCAGCCAGCACATCGCTAACTGGTTGCTCAATGGCATTGTGACTGCTGATCAAGTCAACGAGAGTTTGCAACGTATGGCTAAAGTGGTTGACGGTCAAAATGCCGGTGATTCTTTGTATCAGCCAATGATGCCTAACTACCAAGATTCATATGCCTATAAAGCGGCGAGTGACCTGATTTTCAAAGGTCTTGAGCAGCCTAATGGCTATACAGAACCTTTGTTGCATGCATGGCGCTTAGAGGTTAAGAAGGCTCAAGCTAAGTAA
- a CDS encoding MFS transporter, which translates to MNNASHTAEMKKQERFFLFSLAGIQFTHILDFMIMMPLGPDFIRELNINTHQFGLLLSSYTFAAAIAGVFATYYIDRFERRQLLLRLYICFIIATIACGFAPNYHMLFIARACAGAFGGILGSLVQTIVADSIPFERRGKALGTVMAAFSVSTVAGVPLSLFLANHISFLGWRAPFMFIGLISILILLIGYRYIPKISGHLHHVQEGSRFKQIYEVFVAHRHLRAFLFVGLIMLTGFTVIPYIALYLTANVGIENSYISLIYLCGGLATLMSSRFIGHMADKYGKVKVFRILAIISLIPILVTTNLIPVPLWVVLVNQTAFFVLISGRMIPAMAIVSQMVEPKIRGTFMSLIGSVQMLASGIASVVAGLVVTITTNGRMEHYNLVGYGAAICGLLTFWVVGYIHSDTKKA; encoded by the coding sequence TTGAATAATGCCTCCCACACAGCCGAAATGAAGAAGCAAGAACGCTTCTTTTTATTTTCATTGGCGGGTATTCAGTTCACCCATATCCTGGATTTCATGATCATGATGCCATTGGGCCCTGATTTCATTCGGGAGCTCAATATCAATACGCATCAATTTGGTCTGCTGCTGTCTTCTTACACTTTTGCCGCTGCGATCGCAGGTGTATTTGCCACCTATTACATTGATCGATTTGAGCGTAGGCAGTTGCTTCTGCGTTTGTATATTTGCTTCATTATTGCAACGATAGCTTGTGGGTTTGCTCCAAACTATCACATGCTATTTATCGCCCGTGCATGCGCAGGTGCCTTTGGAGGCATTCTAGGATCTTTGGTGCAAACGATTGTGGCTGATAGCATTCCTTTTGAACGCAGAGGTAAGGCGCTGGGTACGGTCATGGCTGCTTTCTCCGTTTCAACTGTTGCAGGCGTACCTTTAAGTTTGTTCTTGGCCAACCACATTAGCTTTTTAGGCTGGCGCGCTCCGTTTATGTTTATTGGACTCATCTCCATATTGATTCTATTGATTGGATATCGCTATATCCCTAAAATTTCTGGGCATTTGCATCACGTCCAGGAGGGTAGTCGCTTCAAGCAAATCTACGAAGTCTTTGTTGCCCATCGTCATCTACGCGCCTTTCTGTTTGTGGGGCTAATTATGCTGACTGGATTTACTGTCATTCCTTATATTGCCCTCTATCTGACCGCTAACGTTGGGATCGAAAATTCCTACATTTCCCTGATCTATCTTTGTGGTGGTTTGGCGACCTTGATGAGCTCTAGATTTATTGGACACATGGCGGATAAATATGGCAAGGTCAAAGTATTTCGCATACTAGCCATCATTAGTTTGATACCGATCTTAGTAACAACCAATTTAATACCGGTTCCTTTATGGGTGGTACTTGTTAATCAGACCGCTTTCTTTGTCTTGATTTCTGGCCGAATGATTCCGGCCATGGCTATTGTGAGCCAAATGGTAGAGCCCAAAATTCGGGGAACCTTTATGAGCTTAATTGGCTCAGTTCAGATGTTAGCTTCAGGCATAGCATCAGTAGTAGCAGGCCTAGTGGTCACAATTACAACTAATGGCAGGATGGAGCATTACAACCTAGTTGGATATGGGGCTGCCATTTGTGGCTTGCTCACTTTTTGGGTTGTGGGATATATTCATTCTGATACGAAAAAAGCGTAA
- a CDS encoding dienelactone hydrolase family protein, with product MIEFKRPDGQTVQGYLAEPVDKATAPGVVVIQEWWGLDDEVKAVADRLAKAGYRALVPDLYRGKLAIEANEAEHLMGNLNFGDAAGQDIRGAVQYLKATGSAKVAVTGFCMGGALTILAACNVPELDASIVWYGNPPLEYVNADAISKPMLGHWAMHDEFFPIAGVDQLEQKLKQAGVDYEFHRYDTKHAFANPKSDARGLAPLKYNAEAAQLAWERTLHFLQKNINS from the coding sequence ATGATTGAATTTAAAAGACCCGATGGACAGACGGTACAGGGTTACTTGGCTGAGCCAGTTGATAAAGCAACCGCTCCTGGCGTGGTCGTTATTCAGGAGTGGTGGGGTCTTGATGATGAGGTGAAGGCGGTTGCTGATCGCCTTGCTAAAGCAGGGTATCGCGCATTAGTTCCGGATTTATATCGTGGCAAGTTGGCGATTGAAGCCAATGAAGCTGAGCATTTAATGGGCAACCTAAACTTTGGTGATGCGGCTGGTCAAGATATTCGAGGTGCAGTTCAGTACTTAAAAGCTACTGGTAGCGCAAAGGTAGCAGTAACCGGATTTTGTATGGGTGGTGCGCTGACCATTTTGGCTGCTTGCAATGTGCCGGAGCTCGATGCCTCTATAGTTTGGTACGGCAATCCTCCTTTGGAATATGTCAATGCGGATGCTATTAGCAAGCCAATGTTAGGCCACTGGGCTATGCATGATGAGTTCTTCCCAATTGCTGGTGTAGACCAGTTGGAGCAAAAGCTAAAACAAGCAGGCGTGGATTATGAATTTCACCGCTACGATACAAAGCATGCCTTTGCAAACCCCAAATCGGATGCACGCGGATTGGCTCCCCTAAAGTACAACGCTGAAGCAGCACAGCTAGCCTGGGAGCGTACACTTCATTTTCTACAAAAAAATATCAATAGCTAG
- a CDS encoding DUF4239 domain-containing protein gives MSTPSKESLFFNWIYRRSNIQILILLIIFFVTLLDVMPRALQHIPIFAPTQDSTRLGLGLFGSIITLSGLLIGFLLNQAQSNFREVQTLVSQEAGRINNLDRLLTRFGDPSIAPIRVELFDYMNSIVNDEWALLQKGEGSSKTHMLWRGISRQLMSIEPQTNRQTAMYTDIIKKSEEVAESREARIERSNIRLPGLFWIVILICMFALMGINTLFLPSDSFFLGLKILPITMGALISLLVITDQPFKGQNSVKPDSFYKIIESIKTRKE, from the coding sequence ATGAGTACTCCTTCCAAAGAAAGCCTATTCTTTAATTGGATATACAGAAGAAGTAATATCCAAATTCTGATATTGCTGATTATCTTTTTTGTCACCTTGCTCGATGTGATGCCGCGTGCTTTGCAACACATCCCGATCTTTGCGCCCACACAAGATAGCACCCGATTGGGTTTGGGTCTTTTTGGATCCATCATCACGCTTAGCGGATTGTTGATTGGTTTTTTGCTCAATCAAGCACAAAGCAATTTTCGTGAGGTGCAAACACTAGTATCGCAAGAGGCTGGACGCATTAATAACCTAGATCGTCTCCTGACCCGATTTGGCGATCCATCCATTGCGCCTATTCGTGTTGAGCTATTTGACTATATGAACTCGATTGTGAATGACGAGTGGGCTCTATTGCAAAAGGGTGAAGGCAGCTCCAAGACCCATATGTTGTGGCGCGGGATTTCTAGACAATTGATGTCAATTGAACCCCAAACTAATCGTCAAACGGCAATGTATACCGATATCATCAAAAAATCTGAAGAGGTTGCTGAGAGTAGGGAAGCTCGCATTGAGCGTTCGAATATCCGCTTGCCGGGTTTATTTTGGATAGTCATTTTGATCTGTATGTTCGCATTGATGGGCATTAATACTCTCTTCTTGCCCTCAGATTCATTCTTCTTGGGGTTGAAAATCTTGCCTATCACCATGGGTGCGCTGATATCTTTGTTAGTGATAACCGATCAGCCGTTTAAGGGTCAGAATTCAGTTAAGCCCGACTCTTTTTATAAAATTATCGAATCTATTAAAACTCGTAAAGAGTAA
- a CDS encoding APC family permease yields MNPTLLKNSSQTSNRISLFSATALGIGGMMGAGLFSLLGTAGAHAGSHIPLAFLVGAIAASFSVYSYAKLGATFPSSGGAATFTVMSFGPGVISGGLNIFQYIAYLIAAALYAAGFSEYANTLLGGNLTSLEVKIVGAVIVILCAGINLLGTNIVGKAEMLAIGFVTLALLLFSVEGIHAADIGAYQFSGWSLNGIAIATGILYINYQGFGVVTNSSNAMREPQKELPLAMFSALILVTIAYVLVSTAVILLLSPAQMAIYNGHVLADAAQIVSGKAGFIVIGASALLACAAALNATIFAASNIAADMAHKNSVSKALGDSVLKTEFRALTVSAFLVIALVLAFPLDVVGKMASLAFLLVYAAITYGHIRVRKQTGAKLWPLWAAIIINLSLFTTLFINVIETAPNSAIALVIALIGSFAIEATSRKFLRKKLKPH; encoded by the coding sequence TTGAACCCCACTCTACTCAAGAATTCGAGCCAGACAAGCAATCGAATTAGTCTTTTTTCGGCTACCGCTCTAGGCATTGGCGGAATGATGGGTGCTGGGTTGTTTTCCCTTCTGGGTACCGCTGGCGCCCATGCGGGATCGCATATTCCCCTAGCCTTTTTAGTTGGTGCTATAGCTGCCTCGTTTTCGGTCTACTCTTACGCCAAATTAGGCGCCACTTTTCCCAGCAGCGGAGGCGCCGCGACATTCACGGTGATGAGCTTTGGTCCTGGGGTCATTTCTGGTGGTCTGAATATATTCCAATACATTGCCTATCTCATTGCAGCCGCTCTTTACGCTGCCGGCTTCTCGGAATACGCAAACACTTTACTAGGCGGAAATCTAACTTCACTAGAGGTAAAAATAGTTGGCGCCGTTATTGTCATTCTTTGTGCCGGCATTAACTTATTGGGTACCAATATTGTTGGTAAGGCAGAAATGTTAGCGATTGGCTTTGTCACACTTGCCCTGCTACTGTTTTCTGTTGAAGGCATTCATGCAGCCGATATTGGCGCATATCAGTTTTCTGGCTGGTCTCTCAATGGCATTGCGATTGCTACCGGTATCTTGTATATCAACTACCAAGGTTTCGGCGTAGTTACAAACTCCTCCAATGCCATGCGAGAACCCCAAAAAGAGCTGCCTCTTGCTATGTTCTCAGCGCTGATTTTAGTAACGATTGCTTATGTACTAGTTAGTACCGCAGTGATACTGCTACTTTCACCCGCTCAAATGGCAATCTACAACGGTCACGTATTGGCCGATGCAGCTCAAATCGTATCTGGGAAAGCAGGCTTTATTGTGATTGGTGCCTCCGCCCTCTTGGCCTGTGCCGCTGCGCTCAACGCCACTATTTTTGCCGCATCCAATATTGCAGCTGATATGGCACACAAAAATTCTGTTTCTAAAGCCCTAGGTGACTCGGTCTTAAAAACAGAGTTTCGTGCATTAACTGTGTCTGCATTCTTAGTGATTGCTTTGGTCTTGGCATTTCCGCTGGATGTTGTGGGCAAAATGGCGAGTCTTGCCTTTTTATTGGTGTATGCCGCTATTACTTACGGACACATTCGCGTACGCAAACAAACTGGCGCAAAACTATGGCCGCTCTGGGCCGCAATCATCATCAACCTGAGTTTGTTTACCACCCTATTTATCAATGTGATCGAGACTGCGCCAAATAGTGCAATTGCTCTAGTGATCGCCCTAATCGGATCTTTTGCAATTGAAGCAACTTCTCGTAAATTTCTGAGGAAGAAATTAAAGCCCCATTGA
- the rnr gene encoding ribonuclease R, translated as MRKAKDLVPREADRLGTVQGHRDGFGFVIPDDGGEDIFLSEREMSRVMHGDRVNVRVLGTDRRGRPEGQIVEVVLHANKVVIGRLLNENGVLIVAPEDKRIGHDILIPPKGQGQAKLGQVVSVEIIDYPDSYRQAVGRVVEVLGEIDDPGMEIEIAVRKYGVPHEFSAAAMKEAAALPDTVQQSDLEGRVDLRDVPLVTIDGADARDFDDAVYCEPVMYGQTKAWRLIVAIADVSHYVKPGQPLDDEGLLRATSVYFPRRVIPMLPEKISNGLCSLNPGVDRLCMVCDSVVDNNGIVLAYQFYPAVMHSAQRFTYDTVWEILSNSKGPEATRFAQFRPLLGNLYSLYKILLAAREKRGAIEFETTETQIISNELGKILRIEPRLRNDAHRLIEECMLTANVCAADFIEKNKHLSLYRVHGEPSEEKLVTLRQVLRTSGLSLGGGDKPKPRDYAKLMREIKERPDANMLQSVVLRSMQQAMYQPDNEGHFGLAYPAYSHFTSPIRRYPDLLTHRVIKSILQKKPYVPVLPPKVPLNLTLPRKGKGRENAVNAKKSQSDAKAGAAKGTKPPKGANAALPIWGQLGVHCSSNERRADEASRDVEAWLKCYYMRDHLGQEYAGTVTGVANFGLFIQLENLFVEGMVHVTELGGDYFQYDEARQELRGERTGIRYRLGDRLHVLVSRVDLDARKIEFSLVKSVGAEPGGSSNRRQLLLATDTGRPNKKVAPQRGRSDNKVPQKPSGINVNAAKSAGTLGANQSKSKATRKNGKAKPGRTVGKPAGSKPPVRSTKARRK; from the coding sequence ATGCGTAAAGCAAAAGACTTGGTGCCACGTGAGGCTGACCGTTTGGGAACAGTTCAGGGGCATCGAGATGGATTTGGATTTGTCATTCCCGATGATGGTGGCGAAGATATCTTTCTATCCGAAAGAGAAATGTCTCGCGTCATGCACGGAGATAGAGTCAACGTCAGAGTATTGGGAACAGATCGACGTGGTCGTCCAGAAGGGCAGATTGTTGAAGTAGTTCTGCACGCTAATAAAGTAGTGATTGGCCGCCTCTTAAATGAAAACGGTGTTCTGATTGTTGCGCCTGAAGATAAGCGCATTGGTCATGACATTTTGATTCCGCCTAAGGGTCAAGGACAGGCGAAGCTAGGTCAGGTTGTCAGCGTAGAGATTATTGATTACCCAGATAGTTATCGTCAGGCAGTTGGACGTGTAGTTGAAGTATTGGGTGAGATTGACGATCCCGGTATGGAAATTGAAATCGCTGTACGTAAGTATGGCGTCCCCCATGAATTTTCTGCTGCCGCCATGAAAGAGGCTGCGGCATTGCCAGACACAGTCCAGCAATCTGATCTAGAAGGCCGCGTTGATTTACGTGATGTGCCTTTGGTCACCATTGACGGTGCTGATGCACGTGACTTTGATGATGCTGTCTATTGTGAGCCGGTCATGTATGGCCAGACCAAAGCCTGGCGCCTGATCGTGGCGATTGCTGACGTATCTCATTACGTCAAACCAGGTCAGCCATTGGATGACGAGGGATTACTGCGTGCTACTTCAGTCTACTTCCCAAGACGCGTTATCCCAATGCTTCCAGAGAAGATCTCCAATGGTCTTTGCTCACTCAATCCAGGCGTAGACCGCCTGTGTATGGTGTGTGATTCTGTCGTAGATAACAACGGTATTGTGTTGGCTTACCAGTTTTACCCAGCGGTAATGCACTCAGCACAACGTTTTACTTATGACACTGTTTGGGAAATTCTTTCTAACAGCAAGGGTCCTGAAGCAACACGCTTTGCCCAGTTCCGCCCACTGCTGGGTAACCTATATTCGCTTTATAAGATTCTATTGGCTGCTCGTGAGAAGCGGGGTGCTATTGAGTTTGAAACTACCGAGACTCAAATTATTAGCAATGAGCTTGGCAAGATACTGCGCATTGAGCCACGTCTTCGCAATGATGCCCACCGCTTAATTGAAGAGTGCATGTTGACTGCAAACGTTTGTGCAGCTGACTTTATTGAAAAAAATAAGCACCTTAGCCTCTATCGCGTGCACGGTGAGCCATCTGAGGAGAAGTTGGTTACTTTGCGCCAAGTTCTGAGAACTTCAGGTCTGTCATTAGGCGGTGGCGATAAACCTAAGCCACGTGACTACGCTAAATTAATGCGTGAAATTAAAGAGCGCCCCGATGCCAATATGCTGCAGTCAGTAGTATTGCGCTCCATGCAACAAGCGATGTACCAGCCCGACAATGAGGGCCACTTTGGCTTGGCTTACCCAGCTTACTCACATTTCACAAGCCCGATCCGCCGTTATCCCGATTTGCTAACGCATCGCGTGATCAAGTCGATTCTTCAGAAAAAACCATACGTGCCGGTATTGCCGCCGAAGGTTCCACTCAATCTCACTTTGCCACGTAAAGGTAAGGGTCGTGAGAATGCAGTCAATGCCAAGAAATCCCAAAGCGATGCCAAAGCAGGGGCAGCCAAAGGCACTAAGCCACCTAAGGGTGCTAATGCCGCATTGCCAATCTGGGGCCAATTGGGCGTTCATTGCTCATCCAACGAGCGTCGTGCTGATGAAGCTTCACGTGATGTAGAGGCTTGGCTCAAGTGCTACTACATGCGTGACCATTTAGGTCAAGAATATGCTGGCACTGTCACCGGCGTTGCAAACTTTGGTTTATTTATTCAGCTAGAGAATCTCTTTGTCGAAGGCATGGTGCATGTCACTGAGCTTGGTGGAGATTACTTCCAATACGACGAAGCGCGCCAAGAGTTGCGTGGAGAGCGTACTGGTATTCGTTATCGCTTAGGTGATCGTTTGCATGTGTTGGTCAGTCGCGTTGATTTAGATGCGCGCAAGATTGAATTTAGTCTCGTCAAATCCGTTGGCGCAGAGCCAGGCGGCTCTTCTAACCGTCGCCAGTTGTTGTTGGCAACGGATACCGGTAGACCCAATAAAAAAGTAGCCCCTCAAAGAGGTCGTTCTGACAACAAGGTTCCACAAAAGCCAAGTGGCATCAATGTTAATGCAGCTAAATCTGCTGGAACTCTGGGTGCTAACCAGTCAAAGAGTAAAGCCACTCGCAAAAATGGCAAGGCAAAGCCTGGTAGAACCGTCGGCAAGCCTGCAGGCAGTAAGCCTCCAGTTCGCAGCACTAAAGCACGCCGTAAATAA
- the rlmB gene encoding 23S rRNA (guanosine(2251)-2'-O)-methyltransferase RlmB — protein sequence MKQILVGFHAVQARLRVDPDSLKSVYFDSGRRDRRMGDFLKQAEEILGERLHAADAERLHKLTGHDRHQGVVALAEKMTVARTVTEVVEDAESAQKKPLFLVLDGITDPHNFGACLRVADGSGVDAVVVPKDRSASVNATVSKVSSGASEVMPVITVTNLVRSMKEMQEAGVWLIGTDDEATKSIYDIDLTGPIAIVMGAEGEGMRRLTKETCDELVRIPMQGVVSSLNVSVASGVCLYEALRQRLAKVSDKAAK from the coding sequence ATGAAGCAAATACTAGTAGGATTTCATGCGGTACAAGCGCGCTTAAGGGTGGACCCAGATAGCTTGAAGTCTGTGTACTTTGACTCGGGTCGACGTGATAGACGCATGGGGGATTTTTTAAAGCAAGCCGAAGAGATTTTGGGTGAGCGTTTGCATGCAGCAGATGCAGAGCGCCTCCATAAGTTGACAGGGCATGATCGTCACCAAGGTGTTGTTGCTTTGGCTGAAAAAATGACTGTGGCACGCACTGTCACTGAAGTGGTTGAGGATGCTGAGAGTGCTCAGAAAAAACCATTGTTTTTGGTTTTAGATGGCATTACTGATCCCCATAACTTTGGTGCTTGCTTGCGTGTAGCAGATGGCTCTGGCGTAGATGCTGTAGTGGTTCCCAAGGATCGCTCCGCATCGGTTAATGCTACCGTTAGCAAGGTATCTAGTGGTGCATCAGAAGTGATGCCAGTCATTACGGTGACCAACCTCGTTCGCAGCATGAAAGAAATGCAAGAAGCGGGTGTTTGGTTAATTGGAACGGATGACGAGGCTACTAAATCGATCTATGACATCGATCTCACCGGCCCGATTGCGATTGTGATGGGGGCTGAAGGTGAGGGGATGCGTCGCCTTACAAAAGAAACCTGTGATGAGCTAGTGCGTATCCCTATGCAGGGTGTTGTGTCTAGTTTGAATGTATCTGTTGCAAGTGGCGTATGCTTATATGAGGCATTAAGACAGCGCCTAGCTAAAGTATCTGACAAAGCTGCCAAGTAA
- a CDS encoding DUF2892 domain-containing protein translates to MKCNIGHTDRVLRMTVGVTLMGLAGFGITGPWAWIGIILLLTGIFGNCPAYSILGINTAKK, encoded by the coding sequence ATGAAATGCAATATCGGACATACTGATCGCGTTCTACGAATGACTGTTGGCGTCACGCTAATGGGCTTAGCTGGTTTTGGTATTACTGGCCCATGGGCTTGGATTGGCATTATTCTTTTATTAACCGGAATATTCGGTAACTGCCCAGCTTACTCAATACTAGGCATCAATACCGCCAAGAAGTAA
- the tal gene encoding transaldolase → MNSTPSSLNQLEQLKKLTTVVADTGDFERMQAFQPQDATTNPSLILKAAQQSNYQDLVQSVKAAHPGMSPTDLVDYILVAFGLEILKIVPGRVSTEVDARLSFDSKATVTKAKHLIALYESHGIDRKRILIKLAGTWEGIAAAKELEAQGIHCNMTLLFSLVQAAACGAANAKLISPFVGRITDWNKAKLASNWSDSANGGANDPGVTSVKRIFHYYKHFGIPTEIMGASFRNTSQILELAGCDLLTISPELLAELQSSYASVEAKLDAANAKAALEAEGIAPLKLDESSFRLQLNNDAMATEKLAEGIRNFCVDTEKLESLLAK, encoded by the coding sequence ATGAATAGCACCCCTTCGTCACTAAATCAACTAGAGCAACTGAAGAAACTCACCACCGTTGTGGCTGATACAGGCGATTTTGAGCGTATGCAGGCTTTTCAGCCGCAAGATGCGACTACCAACCCATCCCTGATTCTGAAAGCTGCTCAACAAAGCAATTACCAAGATTTGGTGCAGTCGGTCAAAGCAGCGCATCCAGGTATGAGCCCGACCGACTTGGTGGATTACATTTTGGTTGCGTTTGGTTTAGAGATTCTGAAGATTGTTCCTGGTCGCGTTTCTACTGAAGTTGATGCCAGACTTTCTTTTGATAGCAAGGCGACTGTAACTAAAGCAAAGCATTTAATTGCCCTATATGAATCTCATGGCATTGACCGTAAACGGATTTTGATTAAGTTAGCAGGAACATGGGAAGGCATTGCCGCCGCCAAAGAATTAGAGGCGCAAGGTATTCATTGCAATATGACCCTACTCTTCTCACTCGTGCAAGCGGCTGCATGTGGTGCAGCCAATGCAAAACTCATTTCTCCATTTGTGGGTCGCATCACCGATTGGAATAAAGCTAAGTTAGCTAGTAACTGGAGTGACAGTGCTAATGGTGGCGCAAATGATCCTGGCGTAACTTCAGTAAAGAGAATCTTTCATTACTACAAGCACTTTGGCATCCCTACTGAAATTATGGGTGCCAGCTTCAGAAATACTAGTCAGATATTAGAGTTAGCTGGTTGCGATCTTTTGACTATTAGCCCAGAGCTATTGGCTGAGCTCCAGAGCAGTTATGCCTCAGTCGAGGCAAAACTCGATGCTGCTAATGCCAAAGCAGCATTAGAGGCGGAAGGCATTGCACCGCTAAAACTAGATGAATCCAGTTTCCGCCTGCAGCTCAACAATGATGCAATGGCTACCGAGAAATTGGCTGAAGGGATTCGGAACTTCTGCGTGGATACCGAGAAGTTGGAATCACTACTAGCCAAGTAA